The Apium graveolens cultivar Ventura chromosome 6, ASM990537v1, whole genome shotgun sequence genome contains a region encoding:
- the LOC141668838 gene encoding BTB/POZ domain-containing protein At5g41330-like: protein MVPIIASRLSANGLQSKQADSSTSNIFTIDVGGQLFQTTKQTLTQSGPDSILSKVCNTTDVSIPFIDRDPELFSILLSLLRTGNLPSKAKAFDLQDLVFEAKFYGIEQLLVNSQSNPSQFEPFNLEKSLILNLSGRDSPSAICATPYGSVHVAHGSKITSFDWSLQRKSTILTQFTAVDSLLSLSPFVVAAGATDFSGLQILDLDKGFVKQTLYWENVTRSSSTVQSIGSSPDFLFTSFESGRRNSSAIMVYELQGDFRPVVEIGHCEIFGADLHSAIPATKLSWVPSYNLLMASGSHSGPHGVLGNIKFWDIRSGNVVWELKEKVDCFADVTVMDNLSAIFKVGVNSGEVFFSDMRNIGAEKSWECLGDGQKTINGKKEGLGCKIKSHGNQVFCSKGGDLEMWSEVMVGSLRKNGTDAEERMFRKNLMGRAKDMGGSRITNLDFGGNKMFVTRKDQQFVEVWQSSVRGY, encoded by the coding sequence ATGGTACCCATTATAGCTTCAAGACTTTCTGCAAATGGGTTGCAGTCAAAACAAGCAGACTCATCTACCTCCAACATTTTCACCATTGATGTTGGTGGTCAGCTTTTCCAAACAACCAAACAGACCTTAACTCAGTCTGGCCCTGATTCAATTTTATCTAAGGTTTGTAATACAACTGATGTATCTATTCCTTTTATTGATAGAGACCCTGAATTGTTCTCAattcttctttctcttcttagAACTGGTAATCTTCCTTCTAAAGCTAAGGCCTTTGACCTTCAAGATCTTGTTTTTGAAGCTAAGTTTTATGGTATTGAACAACTTCTTGTTAATTCTCAATCTAACCCTTCTCAATTTGAGCCTTTTAATCTTGAAAAGTCTTTAATTTTGAACTTAAGTGGTAGAGATTCACCTTCTGCAATTTGTGCTACACCTTATGGTTCTGTTCATGTTGCTCATGGTAGCAAAATTACATCTTTTGATTGGTCATTACAAAGAAAATCTACTATTTTGACTCAATTCACTGCTGTGGATTCTTTGTTGTCATTAAGCCCTTTTGTTGTAGCTGCTGGAGCTACCGATTTTTCGGGGTTACAGATTCTTGATCTTGATAAGGGTTTTGTTAAGCAGACTTTGTATTGGGAAAATGTGACTAGGTCTAGTTCAACAGTTCAATCAATTGGGTCATCTCCTGATTTTTTGTTTACTAGTTTTGAATCGGGACGAAGAAACTCTAGTGCAATCATGGTTTATGAACTTCAGGGTGATTTTCGCCCTGTTGTCGAGATTGGTCATTGTGAAATATTTGGTGCTGATCTTCATTCTGCCATTCCAGCTACTAAATTAAGTTGGGTACCTAGTTATAATTTATTAATGGCTTCTGGTTCACATAGTGGACCTCATGGAGTGTTGGGTAATATTAAGTTTTGGGACATTAGGTCGGGTAATGTAGTTTGGGAGTTAAAGGAAAAAGTTGATTGTTTTGCGGATGTCACTGTGATGGATAATCTTTCTGCAATATTCAAGGTTGGTGTGAATTCAGGAGAAGTTTTCTTCTCTGATATGAGGAACATTGGTGCTGAAAAATCTTGGGAATGTTTAGGTGATGGTCAAAAGACGATTAACGGGAAAAAGGAAGGTTTAGGTTGTAAGATTAAGAGCCATGGCAATCAAGTGTTTTGTAGCAAAGGAGGAGATTTAGAAATGTGGTCTGAGGTTATGGTAGGGTCTCTGCGGAAAAATGGTACTGACGCGGAGGAAAGGATGTTTAGGAAGAATTTGATGGGCAGAGCAAAGGATATGGGAGGAAGTAGGATCACCAATTTGGATTTTGGTGGAAACAAGATGTTTGTGACAAGGAAGGATCAGCAATTTGTGGAGGTTTGGCAAAGCTCAGTAAGAGGTTATTAA
- the LOC141667491 gene encoding uncharacterized protein LOC141667491, which yields MNGEMRGLNNTLETINAAANAITSAGNRLPPSSSVQKTRWGGCWSIYSCFGSGRQRKRIGPAVFVPETTVVAEAPTAQNLNHVPSIILPFFAPPSSPASYLQSEPPSATLSPTGSVTLSANMYSPAGPANIFAIGPYAHETQLVTPPGFSSSTFTTEPGTPFTPPPESLQFTTPSSPEVPFARFFEPNHQNGESDKKFPFSHYDFQSYQLYPGSPVGQLISPSSGISQSGTSSPFPDPDAVPDRLQSLEFQTGNPPKLWNLENLPPRQWKSQQGSGSLTPDAVHHKSRDAFVLDRQKSDISPLTTAFNGWRHDEYVVNHRVSFEITAEEVVRCVEKKSASSSKAVSVFPKYVECLREGEENSLELADDQECYTSGQFEVTHKRTSVDAEDEQRRHKHRSITLGSSKEFNFDSADGGHSDKPTSIGSDWWANEKVIGKEVVPSKNWSFFPVMQPGVS from the exons ATGAATGGAGAAATGAGGGGTTTGAATAATACGTTGGAGACTATAAACGCAGCTGCTAATGCGATCACATCAGCTGGCAATCGTTTGCCTCCATCTTCTTCTGTTCAG AAAACAAGATGGGGAGGCTGCTGGAGCATATATTCGTGTTTTGGATCTGGTAGACAAAGGAAACGGATCGGACCTGCTGTTTTTGTCCCTGAAACAACAGTAGTAGCAGAAGCTCCTACAGCTCAAAACTTAAACCATGTACCTTCCATCATACTTCCCTTCTTTGCACCTCCATCATCTCCAGCGTCTTACCTTCAATCAGAACCTCCTTCAGCCACTCTCTCACCGACTGGATCAGTTACCCTATCTGCCAACATGTACTCACCTGCTGGGCCAGCCAACATATTTGCCATCGGTCCTTATGCCCATGAAACCCAATTGGTGACTCCCCCGGGATTCTCGAGTTCAACATTCACTACTGAACCGGGTACTCCTTTTACTCCACCCCCAGAATCCCTTCAGTTTACTACACCTTCCTCGCCTGAGGTCCCATTTGCACGGTTTTTTGAACCCAACCACCAAAATGGGGAATCTGATAAAAAATTTCCGTTCTCCCACTATGACTTTCAATCTTACCAGCTTTACCCTGGAAGTCCAGTTGGCCAACTGATCTCTCCCAGCTCAGGCATCTCCCAATCGGGCACCTCATCTCCTTTTCCTGATCCGGATGCTGTTCCTGATCGTCTCCAATCCCTTGAATTTCAGACTGGCAATCCTCCGAAGCTCTGGAACCTTGAAAATCTGCCTCCCCGTCAATGGAAATCACAACAAGGATCTGGTTCTTTGACCCCAGATGCTGTGCACCACAAATCTCGTGATGCTTTTGTGCTGGATCGTCAAAAATCAGATATTTCTCCCCTCACAACTGCATTTAATGGGTGGCGACATGATGAATATGTTGTAAATCATAGAGTTTCATTTGAAATAACTGCAGAAGAAGTTGTTAGATGTGTGGAAAAGAAGTCAGCTTCATCGTCGAAGGCTGTGTCAGTATTCCCCAAGTATGTAGAATGTCTTCGTGAAGGAGAAGAGAATTCTTTAGAACTGGCTGATGATCAAGAGTGTTATACCAGTGGACAATTTGAAGTGACTCATAAGAGAACTTCTGTAGACGCTGAGGATGAACAGAGGCGTCATAAGCATCGGTCAATTACTCTCGGTTCTTCTAAGGAATTCAACTTTGATAGTGCTGACGGAGGACATTCTGATAAGCCTACTTCTATTGGCTCTGACTGGTGGGCCAATGAAAAAGTTATTGGGAAGGAGGTTGTTCCAAGTAAGAACTGGTCTTTCTTCCCAGTTATGCAGCCAGGTGTCAGTTAA
- the LOC141668675 gene encoding puromycin-sensitive aminopeptidase — protein MARLILPCKGSIGISRTCLLGLISSAPLHSTCFGSSSRHLAKNTSKYRHYLTSEVSNWRSYKFPYHSFPVDRRSSRGLICSVATESPKQVEESTMDMPKEIFLKDYKSPDYYFDTVDLKFMLGEEKTIVYSNISVYPRVEGCVSPLVLNGDDLKLLSVKINGKDLKEGDFQLDSRHLILQSPPSSKFILEIVTEIFPQKNTSLDGLYQSSGNFCTQCEAEGFRKITFYQDRPDIMAKYTCRIEADKLLYPVLLSNGNLIEQGDLEGGKHYALWEDPFKKPCYLFALVAGQLESRDDTFTTRSGRKVSLRIWTPAQDVSKTEHAMYSLKAAMKWDEDVFGLEYDLDLFNVVAVPDFNMGAMENKSLNIFNSRLVLASPETASDADYAAILGVIGHEYFHNWTGNRVTCRDWFQLSLKEGLTVFRDQEFSSDMGSRAVKRIADVSKLRTYQFPQDAGPMAHPVRPHSYIKMDNFYTVTVYEKGAEVVRMYKTLLGTQGFRKGMDLYFERHDGQAVTCEDFFAAMRDANNADFSNFLMWYSQAGTPIVKVSSNYNAESRTFSLKFSQEVPPTPGQPEKDPMFIPVAVGLLDSSGRDMPLSSVYHDGKLESVETNGQPVHTTILRVTKKEEEFVFSDITQKPIPSLLRGYSAPIRLDSDLTDSDLFFLLAHDSDEFNRWEAGQILSRNLMLSLVESFQQNRPLVLDPKFVNGLRSILCDSSLDKEFIAKAMTLPGEGEIMDLMKIADPDAVHSVRSFIRKQLASELKEELLNTVKNNRSSEKYEFDHLNMSRRALKNTALAYLVSLEDQEFTELALHEYKTATNMTDQFAALAAIAQNAGKTRDEILSDFYNKWQHDYLVVNKWFSLQAMSNIPGNVKNVQSLLNHPAFDLRNPNKVYSLIGGFCGSPVNFHAKDGSGYRFLGELVVQLDKLNPQVASRMVSAFSRWKRYDETRQGHAKAQLEMIMSANGLSENVYEIASKSLAP, from the exons ATGGCTCGCTTGATTCTTCCATGTAAAGGTTCAATTGGTATTTCGAGGACTTGTCTCTTGGGTTTGATCTCCAGTGCTCCT CTTCATTCCACTTGCTTTGGCAGCTCATCTAGGCATTTAGCAAAGAATACTTCAAAATATAGACATTATCTTACTTCGGAG GTATCAAATTGGAGAAGTTATAAATTCCCATATCATTCTTTTCCT GTTGATAGGAGAAGTAGTCGCGGATTGATTTGTTCTGTCGCAACCGAATCACCAAAGCAAGTCGAAGAATCCACTATGGATATGCCAAAGGAAATTTTTCTGAAAGACTACAAGTCACCTGATTATTATTTTGATACA GTGGATCTTAAATTCATGCTGGGTGAGGAAAAGACAATTGTTTACTCCAACATAAGTGTTTATCCCAGAGTTGAAG GTTGTGTTTCTCCATTGGTCTTAAATGGTGATGATCTCAAGCTTCTCTCAGTGAAGATCAACGGAAAGGATCTGAAG GAGGGTGATTTCCAGCTGGATTCACGGCACCTGATTCTCCAATCACCTCCGAGCAGTAAATTTATACTGGAAATTGTTACTGAGATATTCCCACAGAAGAACACGTCATTAGAT GGGCTTTACCAGTCATCTGGGAATTTCTGCACACAATGTGAAGCAGAGGGTTTCCGCAAAATTACATTCTATCAG GATCGGCCTGATATTATGGCTAAATACACTTGTCGTATTGAAGCTGATAAGCTACTGTATCCAGTTTTGCTGTCTAACGGGAATCTTATTGAACAAGGAGACTTAGAG GGAGGCAAACATTATGCTCTTTGGGAGGATCCTTTCAAGAAGCCATGCTATCTTTTCGCTTTAGTTGCTGGGCAGTTGGAGAGTAGAGATGATACCTTTACAACTCGTTCAGGTCGTAAAGTCTCACTTAGAATATGGACCCCTGCACAGGATGTGTCTAAGACTGAGCATGCAATGTATTCTCTTAAGGCGGCTATGAAGTGGGATGAAGAt GTTTTTGGCCTTGAGTATGATCTTGATCTCTTCAATGTAGTTGCTGTTCCAGATTTTAACAT GGGTGCAATGGAAAACAAAAGTTTGAAT ATATTTAACTCCAGACTTGTTTTGGCATCTCCTGAAACTGcatcagatgcagattatgccgCAATTTTGGGTGTTATTGGACATGAG TACTTTCACAACTGGACTGGCAACAG AGTGACATGCCGTGATTGGTTCCAACTGAGTCTAAAGGAAGGTCTCACTGTTTTCCGTGACCAG GAGTTTTCATCTGATATGGGAAGTCGTGCAGTGAAGCGGATTGCTGATGTCTCAAAGCTTCGGACTTATCAATTTCCACAG GATGCTGGTCCCATGGCTCATCCTGTGCGACCTCATTCGTACATCAAG ATGGATAACTTCTACACGG TGACG GTGTATGAAAAG GGCGCTGAAGTTGTTAGGATGTACAAAACATTATTGGGCACTCAAGGATTCAGAAAA GGCATGGATCTTTACTTTGAAAGGCATGATGGCCAAGctgtgacttgtgaagatttcTTTGCTGCCATGAGAGATGCTAATAATGCAGATTTTTCTAATTTCTTGATGTG gtaTTCCCAAGCTGGGACACCTATTGTGAAGGTTTCTTCTAATTACAATGCTGAATCTAGAACTTTCTCATTGAAGTTCAG TCAAGAAGTACCCCCAACCCCAGGGCAACCGGAGAAAGATCCCATGTTCATTCCTGTGGCTGTTGGTCTGTTGGACTCCAGCGGTCGTGACATGCCTCTCTCTTCTGTATATCATGATGGAAAGTTAGAGTCTGTGGAAACTAATGGCCAACCAGTCCACACAACAATTCTTAGAGTTACAAAG aaagaagaagaatttgTATTCTCTGATATTACTCAAAAACCCATTCCATCTCTACTACGGGGTTACAGTGCTCCTATTCGTCTTGACTCTGATCTCACTGAcagtgatctgttcttccttctTGCTCACGATTCAGATGAATTCAACCG TTGGGAGGCTGGTCAGATCCTATCAAGAAATCTTATGCTCAGCCTAGTGGAGAGTTTCCAGCAAAATAGACCATTGGTTCTTGATCCAAAGTTTGTAAATGGTCTTAGAAGTATCCTTTGCGATTCAAGCTTGGATAAG GAATTTATTGCAAAAGCTATGACTCTTCCGGGTGAAGGAGAAATAATGGATTTGATGAAAATTGCGGACCCTGATGCTGTTCATTCTGTTCGATCTTTCATAAGAAAGCAGCTTGCTTCTGAACTGAAAGAAGAGCTACTCAATACG GTCAAAAACAACAGAAGTTCGGAGAAGTACGAATTTGACCATCTAAATATGTCAAGACGAGCTCTTAAAAATACGGCACTTG CATATCTTGTGTCGCTTGAAGATCAAGAATTTACAGAGCTTGCTTTGCATGAATATAAAACTGCTACAAATATGACTGATCAATTTGCTGCTCTGGCTGCTATAGCTCAGAATGCTGGTAAAACTCGGGATGAAATTCTTTCCGACTTCTACAACAAATGGCAACATGACTACCTG GTTGTTAATAAGTGGTTTTCTCTTCAAGCCATGTCCAATATTCCAGGAAATGTTAAGAATGTTCAGAGCCTCTTGAACCATCCAGCATTTGATCTGCGCAATCCAAACAAG GTATATTCACTGATCGGAGGATTTTGTGGCTCGCCTGTCAATTTCCATGCAAAAGATGGGTCAGGCTATAGATTCTTGGGAGAGCTGGTGGTGCAACTCGACAAACTGAACCCTCAG GTGGCCTCTCGGATGGTGTCAGCCTTCTCTAGATGGAAGAGATACGATGAAACAAGACAAGGCCATGCGAAG GCACAACTGGAGATGATCATGTCTGCTAATGGACTTTCAGAGAATGTGTACGAAATTGCTTCAAAGAGCTTAGCTCCTTGA